The genomic stretch AAGCTAGTTAATTAGCGCGATTAGCCATAACTGAAAATGGCAACTGAAGGCGCTGGATCCCATTGCCAGCTTCAATCTCAAGCAACATATTCCAATCACTACGCCCCTGCATACAAATAGGCAAAGTCACCTCTGTTTTCCAATCGCCAGATTGATTCACTTGGATTAAGCGGTAACGATTTAAGCCCATTTCCATATCTTGCATCGCAAAATCAACATGAATGTTTTTAACGGCTTCAGCTCGATTAAGATGCAAATTTAAATGCAACGGCTTCATCACTTGCGGCGCTTCGGCAAACTGAACCGTGAACACCTCATTGCCACATGACTGAGTAATATCAGCACAAGATAAAACGCTAATGGGCGCCAACTCTGGCTTAGCAAAATAAAACTTCGCCCCAAAGCCTAGTGCAATCAACAAAACTAGTAGTAAAAAAAATTTCTTCATTTATTCCCAAACGGCTCTCTGCATGGCGATGCCATGGCCACCTGCTTGCCAAGCATTTTTAAGCGCTGAATATTGCATGCCGCCAAGTGCATAAACAGGTAATGGATAATCTTGTTTCATCTTCGCAAACGCTTCCCAGCCCATGGCTTGAGTTTCCGGATGACTGCGGGTTGGCAATACTGGAGAGAGCATCACAAAATCTACATTCATTTGGACTGCTTTTGCCATTTCTTGAGTATTGTGACAAGACGCAGCGACCAACAAACCATGAGGCTTCTCACTCAAATTCATTAGCGCATGACTATTCAAATGCATGCCATCGGCGCCTGCTTTCATCACATCATCCCAATCTGCATTCATCAGCACTCTAGCGCCGAAGGGACGTGCGAGCGCAATTACTTTATGTGCAAATGCAATTAATGCCTCTCGACCCAGTTGTTTTTCACGCACTTGGATCAACTTCAATCCTTTTTCCAATTGGAGTGCTAAAGCCTTGAAAAAAGATGCTTCACCCATCTCCATCATATTAGTAATCGCGTAAACAGCTGGCAAACTTAAGGCACTGAGAATAGGAATATTAGCAGGCAACATAGGCTCAACCGTTAAGGCTGCAGGGTTTTGCCAACTAAGTTGCTGACCTTCACGCCCAACAGGCTCGCCTTGCCACGACTTTACGATAAAGAAGTTGAGCTTGACGGTTTTTTCTGGGTAGTCAAAGGTACGAACAAGCCATGGGTAGGCTTCAGTCGCTTGCACGCCAAGCTCTTCATCTAGCTCACGTTGCAGGGCTTCAAGTGGCGTTTCGCCGTCTTCAATCTTACCGCCTGGGAATTCCCACCAACCAGCCCAGGCCTTCCCTGCAGGCCGATTACCCAATAAGACCATCCCATCTTCGCGCATCAAAACTGCTACTGCGGCATGGACTACTTTGTTAGTGTTCAAGATGCTGACTTTTGATTAGCCAAAGCCTGACGGCCCGCATAGTCACGTGCGAATTGATAGGCAACACGGCCACTTCGGGCGCCGCGCGTTAAAGAAAAAGTTAATGCAGCACGTCTTACTTCGT from Candidatus Methylopumilus turicensis encodes the following:
- a CDS encoding Nudix family hydrolase, encoding MNTNKVVHAAVAVLMREDGMVLLGNRPAGKAWAGWWEFPGGKIEDGETPLEALQRELDEELGVQATEAYPWLVRTFDYPEKTVKLNFFIVKSWQGEPVGREGQQLSWQNPAALTVEPMLPANIPILSALSLPAVYAITNMMEMGEASFFKALALQLEKGLKLIQVREKQLGREALIAFAHKVIALARPFGARVLMNADWDDVMKAGADGMHLNSHALMNLSEKPHGLLVAASCHNTQEMAKAVQMNVDFVMLSPVLPTRSHPETQAMGWEAFAKMKQDYPLPVYALGGMQYSALKNAWQAGGHGIAMQRAVWE